DNA from Mycobacterium sp. SMC-8:
TGGGACTTCGCGCCCGACCCGGCGGATCGCAGCGATCAGCTGGGTTACGGTGTCCTGGGTGGACACCGCATCATCGAGCACGGTGGAGTCCAACGCTCGCCGCGTCTTTTTGGCCAACACACCGGTCTGCGCCACGACGGCCTTGACCGCCTCAAAGATCCGGTCCGGCGCCTGCGAGGCCGCCAGCCGGCGCCGCCAATAGGTCAGCGTGGTCGAGTGAAACGCCGGCGCGGTCACCGCCAACCCGCACGCGGCTTTCCAGCGCAGATCGAAGGTGACCGCGTCCACGGTCTCGCTATCAGAGAGCCCGTGCAGGGCCTGCAAGGTGATCACCGAGGCCATCACCTCGGCCGGCACGCTCGGACGCCCCCGCCGCGACGGGAAAAGATCAGCGAACATCGCCTCGGGAAACAACTCGTGGCGGTGTTCGGCCAGGAATACAAACATGCTGTCGGACTTCAGCAGATGCCCGGCAACCGACTCCGCATCCAACAGCTCACGCTGATCCTCAGAATGCCCCTGCATCCATTAATCATCTCGAGAACCCAGCCACAAACCCCGCCACCACGCCGGATTAATTCAGCAGACTCCTAGGCGGTCAGCTTCAGTGACTCCGGTTCGGCGGTGTCGACCTCGGCTGCGTCCCCATAGGCGATGGCTTCGCCCTCGACGGGCCCGTCCTGCCGCTCCACCCCAGCGGCAGGGGCCGCGGGCTCGGGGTGGCGGCGGTTCTCGATGCGGACGATGCAGCGCGCCAAATCCGGGCCGACCGAGGTGGCCCGGATCTCCAGGGACGACCGACGGTTACCGTCGCGGTCCTCGTATTCGTTGGTGTACAGGTAACCAACAACGATGACGGGATCTCCCTTCCCGAGGCCCGCCCCGACGCCGGTGACCAGGCGGCCCCAGCAGTTCACGGTCGCGTACAGCGAGTTGCCCGGTTCCCAGGTGCCGTCGGCGGTACGACGCCGGGAATTGCTGGCCACGCGGAACTTGAACAGCTCCTGGTCGCCGACCCGCCGGCGATCAGGTGCGGTGACGATGGTGCCGACGACGGTGATCGGTGTCTCGAACATGGTGGTGCCTCTCCTGAGTTTCTCAGCTGCAGGATCAGGCACCGTGCCCGATCCTGCGATGACACCGCCATTGAGCACGCGGCCGCCGACACCCGGAGGCAGGGCGTCGAGCATCAGGGCGCAGGCTGTGGATGAATCGCGGATTGGGGATGGTCGCACCCGCTGGTGCGGGCCGGCCACCACGTCGATGTGCTGCATCGGTGCGCCCGGGCCGGCCCGCTACCGCGACGCTAACACAACACCTGAATATCTGAACAGCTGAAAATATGATGTTCGCGCCTCAGCCGCGCTCGCGTTCGCGCCGGGCGAACTCGGCGAGCATTGCGTTGTAGGCCGCGAGGTCGGCGTCGTCGTCTCGGTCGGCGGCGCGGTCGAGCCGCCTGGCGGTGCGCTCGTCGGAACGGCGCCACTGCACGAACAGCGCGATAAGCACGACGACCAGCGGCACCTCACCCGCGGCCCAGGCGATCCCGCCGCCGAGTTTCTGGTCGCCGAGCAAGTCGGTGTGCCAGCTCAGATTCAGCGAGCGGTAGAAGCTCTCAGCGATCACCGACTGCGTGCTCATCAGGACCACGCCGAAGAACGCGTGCAACGGCAGCGACGCGAACACCATCGCGAGTTTGGCCAGCGGTGGCAGCGGTCGCGGTGTCGGGTCGATGCCGATCACGACCCAGTAGAAGAGGTAGCCGCTGAGCAGGAAGTGCAGGTTCATCGCCAGGTGCGCGAAGTGACTACCCGCCGCCGCGTCGAAGATGCCGCCGAAGTAGAGGCCGTAGAACCCGACGATGAACAGCGCCGTCGCGACGAACGGGTTGGTCAGCACCTGGGAGAGGCGCGAGTGCAGGGCTGCCAGCAGCCACTCGCGCGGGCCGGGCGGGTCGTTGCGGCCCGAGGCCGGTAGCGCCCGCAGCGCCAGCGTGACGGGGGCGCCGAGCACCAGCAGGATCGGCGCGAGCATCGACAGCATCATGTGCGCGACCATGTGGATGCTGAA
Protein-coding regions in this window:
- a CDS encoding single-stranded DNA-binding protein — encoded protein: MFETPITVVGTIVTAPDRRRVGDQELFKFRVASNSRRRTADGTWEPGNSLYATVNCWGRLVTGVGAGLGKGDPVIVVGYLYTNEYEDRDGNRRSSLEIRATSVGPDLARCIVRIENRRHPEPAAPAAGVERQDGPVEGEAIAYGDAAEVDTAEPESLKLTA